In Erigeron canadensis isolate Cc75 chromosome 7, C_canadensis_v1, whole genome shotgun sequence, one DNA window encodes the following:
- the LOC122606679 gene encoding long chain acyl-CoA synthetase 1-like: protein MDKKFAVIVEEGKKGVNGEPSIGPVYRNLLSKDGFPPLDTNLESTWEVFKNSVEKYPNNKMLGWREFVDGKWGPYKWKTYKTVYDEVLHTASATRTSGIEPGCKVGIYGANCPQWIVAIEACNAQSYIAVPLYDTLGAGAINFILDHAEVDVVFVQDKKVKELLNAECTHTQRLKLIVCFTTMEKEEKDKAESMGIKTYDWSEFLHMGSKNPTELQTPKSSDICTIMYTSGTSGNPKGVILTHENAITNIRGVDLFMEQFEDKMTVDDVYISFLPLAHILDLMIEEYFFRNGASVGFFHGNINELRDDLVELKPTFLAGVPRVLERIHEGVLKGLEEVNPRRRKIFSILYNHKLKYMKAGYKQKNASPLADLLAFRKVKNRLGGRIRLIVSGGAPLSSEVEEFLRVTSCAFVCQGYGMTETCGLATLGYPDEMCMLGTVGSTFVYTDLRLEEVSDMGYDPLSDPPRGEICLRGKAPFAGYYKNPELTNEVLIDGWFHTGDIGEMQPNGVLKIIDRKKHLIKLSQGEYIALEYLEKVYSITPIVEDIWVYGDGFKSSLVAVAVPNKENAEKWAHQNKHKVSYAELCKLTQFKDYILSELKSTAERNKLRGFEQIKAIIVEPQTFEEQKDLLTATMKKRRAKLLNHYKAGIDDLYKSLTLNKR from the exons ATGGATAAAAAGTTTGCAGTGATAgtagaagaaggaaaaaaaggAGTAAATGGTGAACCATCAATCGGTCCGGTTTATCGTAATCTTCTATCAAAAGATGGGTTTCCTCCTCTTGACACTAACTTAGAATCTACTTGGGAGGTTTTCAA AAATTCAGTTGAAAAGTATCCTAACAACAAAATGTTGGGATGGCGTGAGTTTGTAGATGGCAAA TGGGGGCCATATAAATGGAAAACATACAAAACAGTATATGATGAGGTATTGCACACTGCTTCCGCGACCAGGACTTCCGGAATTGAGCCT gggtgtaAAGTGGGAATCTATGGAGCAAACTGTCCTCAATGGATTGTGGCTATTGAG GCTTGCAATGCTCAAAGTTACATTGCCGTGCCTCTGTACGATACACTTG GGGCAGGAGCAATCAACTTTATATTGGACCATGCTGAAGTTGATGTTGTTTTTGTCCAAGataaaaaagttaaagaa CTATTGAATGCAGAGTGTACGCATACTCAACGATTAAAGT TGATTGTTTGTTTCACTACAATGGAAAAGGAGGAAAAGGACAAGGCAGAATCAATGGGGATTAAAACGTATGATTGGAGCGAGTTCCTTCATATG GGGAGTAAAAATCCAACAGAGCTGCAAACACCTAAATCATCTGATATATGTACAATCATGTACACTAGTGGCACTAGTGGAAATCCTAAAGGTGTTATATTGACTCATGAGAATGCAATAACAAATATTCGTGGAGTTGATCTTTTCATGGAGCAATTCGAGGACAAG ATGACCGTGGATGATGTTTATATATCTTTCTTGCCTCTTGCTCACATTCTTGATCTTATGATTGAAGAATACTTTTTTCGTAATGGTGCTTCAGTCGGATTCTTTCATGGG AATATTAATGAACTGAGGGATGATTTGGTAGAGCTAAAGCCGACATTTTTGGCTGGAGTACCTCGAGTTTTGGAGAGAATTCACGAAG GTGTGCTTAAAGGGCTAGAAGAAGTTAACCCGAGGAGGAGGAAAATATTCAGCATTCTATACAATCA CaaacttaaatatatgaaagCAGGTTATAAGCAGAAAAATGCATCACCACTTGCAGATTTGCTTGCTTTTAGAAAG GTTAAGAACAGGCTAGGTGGTCGTATTCGTCTTATAGTGTCTGGAGGAGCTCCGTTAAGCAGTGAGGTTGAAGAGTTCTTAAGGGTAACATCCTGTGCTTTTGTATGTCAAGGATATG GGATGACAGAAACATGTGGTTTGGCTACTCTAGGATATCCAGATGAAATGTGCATGCTTGGAACCGTCGGTTCAACTTTTGTATATACAGATTTACGTCTAGAGGAAGTTTCAGATATGGGTTATGATCCATTATCTGACCCTCCACGAGGTGAAATTTGTCTTAGGGGAAAAGCTCCTTTCGCTGGCTACTACAAGAATCCAGAGCTCACTAATGAGGTCCTGATAGACGGATGGTTTCATACAG GTGACATAGGAGAGATGCAACCAAACGGTGTCCTGAAAATAATCGACAGAAAGAAACATCTGATAAAACTATCTCAAGGGGAGTATATCGCACTTGAATATTTGGAGAAAGTTTATAGCATCACTCCCATTGTTGAAGAT ATTTGGGTTTATGGAGATGGCTTCAAGTCATCATTGGTTGCAGTAGCAGTACCAAACAAAGAGAACGCTGAAAAATGGGCCCATCAGAACAAACATAAAGTTTCTTACGCTGAGCTGTGTAAGCTTACACAGTTCAAGGACTATATCCTATCTGAGCTTAAATCTACTGCAGAGAGGAACAAG CTAAGAGGTTTTGAGCAGATAAAGGCTATAATTGTTGAGCCGCAAACATTTGAAGAGCAAAAGGATTTGTTGACTGCAACTATGAAGAAACGAAGAGCTAAACTGCTCAACCATTACAAG GCAGGAATTGACGATCTTTATAAGAGCTTGACCCTGAACAAACGCTGA
- the LOC122606678 gene encoding DUF724 domain-containing protein 6-like isoform X2 has translation MGPTRTQARLIIRIGTKVEVSFEEHVFRGVWFPATIVEDLGNNLFVVEYRCIGINDQAEIRKVTVDHLHIRPFAPQFRSTNFGLLEKVDAFYDFGWWSGVITKKLADNRYVVYFKHTNKVKELSHLELRPHVEWKEDKWLTPYQVPVFDDFDNADDDVANGDSGTVNCSTEVTETISLNLANLIEDAILVVDKQTFIETTSMKRAKTTSLGSNTKSSKSSKKIKAVGTSDDPSLANVGQSKEVDKSPVDKTVVKTVSKSKIVTRGNKKPIERGKSVKLEQPKVISARKKGKLSADNTEPEAIPKGANITPDIVEGDRASRIWPIPVIMGLQCIAMSASNKPKTTRSFAPLSPKTTGTSGRDQQFVPLSPKRTGNMDNDEGDGTVPKRKRGRPFKTEANNQKTSLAENHSNGKIIPDEATVMGYVSRKKRSPPSTVEVNFEKVPNRISGIELSLQQENSKTVKGKRGKPGTLGSVDMESPPQDSQEPSTQISNKIIETSVEKSLDSVLDDQPLAKWFVGKHSSAAPDSTGKKSSESSKDPPAMANGDAPKLTFEKRSQLWGTIEAMEVFHLFPQNPHFRPLDNYKETARERQAINLMVNFSGVFEDMSRLRFDHPRTEIGDHLDTLNELESHGFDVHRIRKRLNELLSLKDEHEKLATNSNEFKGKIETGSVEVKIRDQEIELINTQVKKLKEKRDQITKSMEEKDSELESLKVELEEIKKGMALARCTFEGLAATSL, from the exons ATGGGTCCGACCCGAACACAAG CAAGATTGATCATCAGGATAGGCACAAAGGTGGAAGTTTCTTTTGAGGAACACGTTTTCCGTGGCGTTTGGTTCCCGGCAACGATTGTTGAAGATTTGGGCAATAACTTGTTCGTTGTTGAATATCGATGTATAGGGATTAATGATCAGGCAGAGATTCGTAAAGTTACAGTAGATCATCTTCATATTCGCCCCTTTGCACCTCAATTTAGGTCTACAAATTTTGGTTTGCTAGAGAAGGTCGATGCTTTTTATGATTTTGGCTGGTGGAGTGGAGTAATTACCAAAAAACTTGCTGATAATAGATATGTTGTGTACTTTAAACATACAAATAAGGTGAAGGAACTTAGTCATTTGGAATTAAGACCTCATGTGGAGTGGAAAGAAGACAAATGGTTAACACCTTATCAG GTTCCtgtttttgatgattttgataatGCCGATGATGATGTAGCAAATGGTGATTCAGGCACTGTGAATTGCAGCACTGAAGTGACAGAAACTATTTCCCTGAACTTAGCAAACCTGATCGAGGACGCAATTCTTGTTGTTGATAAACAAACATTTATTGAAACAACTTCAATGAAGAGAGCAAAGACAACAAGTCTTGGTAGCAATACTAAAAGTTCGAAGTCTTCCAAGAAAATAAAGGCCGTAGGGACTTCTGATGACCCGAGCCTAGCAAATGTGGGGCAAAGTAAAGAAGTAGACAAGTCACCTGTTGACAAAACCGTTGTTAAAACTGTCAGTAAAAGTAAGATTGTTACTCGTGGAAATAAAAAG CCTATTGAGCGAGGAAAAAGTGTCAAGTTGGAGCAACCTAAAGTTATATCTGCAAGAAAGAAGGGGAAATTATCTGCGGATAATACAGAGCCGGAAGCAATACCCAAAG GAGCAAACATCACCCCGGATATTGTTGAGGGAGATCGTGCAAGTCGAATTTGGCCTATTCCTGTGATTATGGGTTTACAATGTATTGCAATGTCAGCGAGCAATAAACCTAAGACGACTCGATCATTTGCCCCATTGTCACCCAAGACAACAGGAACGAGCGGACGAGATCAACAATTTGTTCCATTGTCACCCAAGAGGACAGGCAATATG GATAATGATGAGGGTGATGGCACAGTTCCAAAAAGGAAGAGAGGAAGGCCATTCAAAACAGAAGCCAATAACCAGAAGACTTCATTAGCAG AAAATCATTCAAATGGAAAAATTATTCCAGATGAAGCTACTGTGATGGGATATGTATCCAGGAAGAAGAGAAGCCCGCCATCGACTGTAGAAGTCAATTTTGAAAAGGTGCCAAATAGAATTTCTGGGATAGAGTTGTCTTTACAACAGGAGAATTCTAAAACAGTAAAAGGAAAACGAGGGAAACCAGGTACATTGGGTAGCGTAGACATGGAGTCTCCACCACAAG ATTCTCAAGAACCATCCACACAAATATCCAACAAAATTATTGAAACTTCCGTTGAAAAATCACTTGATTCAGTACTCGATGATCAACCTCTCGCAAAGTGGTTTGTAGGAAAGCACTCATCAGCAGCTCCTGACTCCACAG GCAAGAAATCGTCTGAAAGTTCAAAAGACCCTCCTGCTATGGCCAATGGCGATGCTCCAAAGTTAACTTTTGAGAAACGTAGTCAACTTTGGGGGACAATAGAGGCAATGGAAGTGTTTCACTTGTTCCCCCAAAACCCGCATTTTCGTCCACTGGATAATTATAAAGAAACTGCCCGGGAACGCCAAGCTATCAATTTGATGGTTAACTTTTCGGGTGTTTTCGAGGATATGTCTCGTTTGCGATTTGATCATCCAAGAACTGAAATTGGAGATCACTTGGATACACTAAATGAACTCGAAAGTCACGGGTTTGATGTTCATCGTATAAGGAAGCGTTTGAATGAATTACTTTCACTTAAAGATGAACATGAGAAACTTGCTACAAATTCCAATGAATTTAAGGGTAAAATCGAGACAGGAAGTGTTGAAGTTAAAATACGTGACCAAGAGATTGAGTTGATCAATACGCAGGTGAAGAAGCTGAAGGAAAAACGTGATCAGATCACGAAATCTATGGAGGAAAAAGATTCAGAGCTCGAGAGTTTGAAAGTTGAActtgaagaaatcaaaaagggTATGGCTTTAGCCCGCTGCACATTTGAAGGCTTAGCTGCTACATCATTGTAA
- the LOC122607190 gene encoding nifU-like protein 1, chloroplastic, translating into MAFTTPIFTSQSLFITKPKTQIFHSPLSKIIITRNTTKSLVGQSQRGITVKAMAASGGLYSAQQFELTPQNVDTVLDDVRPYLIADGGNVDVVSVENGVVSLKLQGACGTCPSSTTTMKMGIERVLKEKFGDALKDIVQVFDEQPAETTVEAVNRHLDILRPAITNFGGNVDVLSVEGGECVVKYTGPESIGSGIKAAIKEKFPDIENVVLTE; encoded by the exons ATGGCTTTCACAACACCCATCTTTACATCTCAATCTTTATTTatcacaaaacccaaaacccaaatcTTTCATTCACCattatcaaaaatcatcatTACAAGAAACACAACAAAATCTTTGGTTGGTCAAAGTCAAAGGGGTATCACGGTCAAAGCCATGGCTGCCAGTGGTGGGCTTTACTCAGCCCAGCAATTTGAGCTGACCCCACAAAACGTTGATACAGTTCTTGATGATGTCAGGCCTTACCTCATTGCTGATGGTGGAAATGTTGATGTTGTTTCTGTTGAAAACGGTGTCGTTTCACTCAAGCTACAAG GGGCATGTGGGACTTGTCCAAGCTCAACAACCACCATGAAGATGGGGATCGAAAGAGTACTGAAAGAAAAATTTGGGGATGCTCTCAAGGACattgttcaagtttttgatGAACAACCTGCTGAAACAACTGTTGag GCAGTGAATAGGCATCTTGATATACTGAGGCCAGCCATAACCAACTTTGGTGGAAATGTGGATGTATTGTCCGTTGAAGGTGGGGAATGTGTTGTGAAGTATACCGGCCCCGAGTCAATCGGGTCGGGGATCAAAGCAGCAATCAAGGAGAAGTTTCCAGACATTGAGAATGTCGTGTTAACAGAGTAG
- the LOC122606678 gene encoding uncharacterized protein LOC122606678 isoform X3, protein MVNTLSANGDSGTVNCSTEVTETISLNLANLIEDAILVVDKQTFIETTSMKRAKTTSLGSNTKSSKSSKKIKAVGTSDDPSLANVGQSKEVDKSPVDKTVVKTVSKSKIVTRGNKKPIERGKSVKLEQPKVISARKKGKLSADNTEPEAIPKGANITPDIVEGDRASRIWPIPVIMGLQCIAMSASNKPKTTRSFAPLSPKTTGTSGRDQQFVPLSPKRTGNMVQNQQFAPLSPKRTGNMVQDQQSVPLSPKRTGNMDNDEGDGTVPKRKRGRPFKTEANNQKTSLAENHSNGKIIPDEATVMGYVSRKKRSPPSTVEVNFEKVPNRISGIELSLQQENSKTVKGKRGKPGTLGSVDMESPPQDSQEPSTQISNKIIETSVEKSLDSVLDDQPLAKWFVGKHSSAAPDSTGKKSSESSKDPPAMANGDAPKLTFEKRSQLWGTIEAMEVFHLFPQNPHFRPLDNYKETARERQAINLMVNFSGVFEDMSRLRFDHPRTEIGDHLDTLNELESHGFDVHRIRKRLNELLSLKDEHEKLATNSNEFKGKIETGSVEVKIRDQEIELINTQVKKLKEKRDQITKSMEEKDSELESLKVELEEIKKGMALARCTFEGLAATSL, encoded by the exons ATGGTTAACACCTTATCAG CAAATGGTGATTCAGGCACTGTGAATTGCAGCACTGAAGTGACAGAAACTATTTCCCTGAACTTAGCAAACCTGATCGAGGACGCAATTCTTGTTGTTGATAAACAAACATTTATTGAAACAACTTCAATGAAGAGAGCAAAGACAACAAGTCTTGGTAGCAATACTAAAAGTTCGAAGTCTTCCAAGAAAATAAAGGCCGTAGGGACTTCTGATGACCCGAGCCTAGCAAATGTGGGGCAAAGTAAAGAAGTAGACAAGTCACCTGTTGACAAAACCGTTGTTAAAACTGTCAGTAAAAGTAAGATTGTTACTCGTGGAAATAAAAAG CCTATTGAGCGAGGAAAAAGTGTCAAGTTGGAGCAACCTAAAGTTATATCTGCAAGAAAGAAGGGGAAATTATCTGCGGATAATACAGAGCCGGAAGCAATACCCAAAG GAGCAAACATCACCCCGGATATTGTTGAGGGAGATCGTGCAAGTCGAATTTGGCCTATTCCTGTGATTATGGGTTTACAATGTATTGCAATGTCAGCGAGCAATAAACCTAAGACGACTCGATCATTTGCCCCATTGTCACCCAAGACAACAGGAACGAGCGGACGAGATCAACAATTTGTTCCATTGTCACCCAAGAGGACAGGCAATATGGTACAAAATCAACAGTTTGCTCCATTGTCACCCAAGAGGACAGGCAATATGGTACAAGATCAACAATCTGTTCCATTGTCACCCAAGAGGACAGGCAATATG GATAATGATGAGGGTGATGGCACAGTTCCAAAAAGGAAGAGAGGAAGGCCATTCAAAACAGAAGCCAATAACCAGAAGACTTCATTAGCAG AAAATCATTCAAATGGAAAAATTATTCCAGATGAAGCTACTGTGATGGGATATGTATCCAGGAAGAAGAGAAGCCCGCCATCGACTGTAGAAGTCAATTTTGAAAAGGTGCCAAATAGAATTTCTGGGATAGAGTTGTCTTTACAACAGGAGAATTCTAAAACAGTAAAAGGAAAACGAGGGAAACCAGGTACATTGGGTAGCGTAGACATGGAGTCTCCACCACAAG ATTCTCAAGAACCATCCACACAAATATCCAACAAAATTATTGAAACTTCCGTTGAAAAATCACTTGATTCAGTACTCGATGATCAACCTCTCGCAAAGTGGTTTGTAGGAAAGCACTCATCAGCAGCTCCTGACTCCACAG GCAAGAAATCGTCTGAAAGTTCAAAAGACCCTCCTGCTATGGCCAATGGCGATGCTCCAAAGTTAACTTTTGAGAAACGTAGTCAACTTTGGGGGACAATAGAGGCAATGGAAGTGTTTCACTTGTTCCCCCAAAACCCGCATTTTCGTCCACTGGATAATTATAAAGAAACTGCCCGGGAACGCCAAGCTATCAATTTGATGGTTAACTTTTCGGGTGTTTTCGAGGATATGTCTCGTTTGCGATTTGATCATCCAAGAACTGAAATTGGAGATCACTTGGATACACTAAATGAACTCGAAAGTCACGGGTTTGATGTTCATCGTATAAGGAAGCGTTTGAATGAATTACTTTCACTTAAAGATGAACATGAGAAACTTGCTACAAATTCCAATGAATTTAAGGGTAAAATCGAGACAGGAAGTGTTGAAGTTAAAATACGTGACCAAGAGATTGAGTTGATCAATACGCAGGTGAAGAAGCTGAAGGAAAAACGTGATCAGATCACGAAATCTATGGAGGAAAAAGATTCAGAGCTCGAGAGTTTGAAAGTTGAActtgaagaaatcaaaaagggTATGGCTTTAGCCCGCTGCACATTTGAAGGCTTAGCTGCTACATCATTGTAA
- the LOC122606678 gene encoding DUF724 domain-containing protein 7-like isoform X1, translating to MGPTRTQARLIIRIGTKVEVSFEEHVFRGVWFPATIVEDLGNNLFVVEYRCIGINDQAEIRKVTVDHLHIRPFAPQFRSTNFGLLEKVDAFYDFGWWSGVITKKLADNRYVVYFKHTNKVKELSHLELRPHVEWKEDKWLTPYQVPVFDDFDNADDDVANGDSGTVNCSTEVTETISLNLANLIEDAILVVDKQTFIETTSMKRAKTTSLGSNTKSSKSSKKIKAVGTSDDPSLANVGQSKEVDKSPVDKTVVKTVSKSKIVTRGNKKPIERGKSVKLEQPKVISARKKGKLSADNTEPEAIPKGANITPDIVEGDRASRIWPIPVIMGLQCIAMSASNKPKTTRSFAPLSPKTTGTSGRDQQFVPLSPKRTGNMVQNQQFAPLSPKRTGNMVQDQQSVPLSPKRTGNMDNDEGDGTVPKRKRGRPFKTEANNQKTSLAENHSNGKIIPDEATVMGYVSRKKRSPPSTVEVNFEKVPNRISGIELSLQQENSKTVKGKRGKPGTLGSVDMESPPQDSQEPSTQISNKIIETSVEKSLDSVLDDQPLAKWFVGKHSSAAPDSTGKKSSESSKDPPAMANGDAPKLTFEKRSQLWGTIEAMEVFHLFPQNPHFRPLDNYKETARERQAINLMVNFSGVFEDMSRLRFDHPRTEIGDHLDTLNELESHGFDVHRIRKRLNELLSLKDEHEKLATNSNEFKGKIETGSVEVKIRDQEIELINTQVKKLKEKRDQITKSMEEKDSELESLKVELEEIKKGMALARCTFEGLAATSL from the exons ATGGGTCCGACCCGAACACAAG CAAGATTGATCATCAGGATAGGCACAAAGGTGGAAGTTTCTTTTGAGGAACACGTTTTCCGTGGCGTTTGGTTCCCGGCAACGATTGTTGAAGATTTGGGCAATAACTTGTTCGTTGTTGAATATCGATGTATAGGGATTAATGATCAGGCAGAGATTCGTAAAGTTACAGTAGATCATCTTCATATTCGCCCCTTTGCACCTCAATTTAGGTCTACAAATTTTGGTTTGCTAGAGAAGGTCGATGCTTTTTATGATTTTGGCTGGTGGAGTGGAGTAATTACCAAAAAACTTGCTGATAATAGATATGTTGTGTACTTTAAACATACAAATAAGGTGAAGGAACTTAGTCATTTGGAATTAAGACCTCATGTGGAGTGGAAAGAAGACAAATGGTTAACACCTTATCAG GTTCCtgtttttgatgattttgataatGCCGATGATGATGTAGCAAATGGTGATTCAGGCACTGTGAATTGCAGCACTGAAGTGACAGAAACTATTTCCCTGAACTTAGCAAACCTGATCGAGGACGCAATTCTTGTTGTTGATAAACAAACATTTATTGAAACAACTTCAATGAAGAGAGCAAAGACAACAAGTCTTGGTAGCAATACTAAAAGTTCGAAGTCTTCCAAGAAAATAAAGGCCGTAGGGACTTCTGATGACCCGAGCCTAGCAAATGTGGGGCAAAGTAAAGAAGTAGACAAGTCACCTGTTGACAAAACCGTTGTTAAAACTGTCAGTAAAAGTAAGATTGTTACTCGTGGAAATAAAAAG CCTATTGAGCGAGGAAAAAGTGTCAAGTTGGAGCAACCTAAAGTTATATCTGCAAGAAAGAAGGGGAAATTATCTGCGGATAATACAGAGCCGGAAGCAATACCCAAAG GAGCAAACATCACCCCGGATATTGTTGAGGGAGATCGTGCAAGTCGAATTTGGCCTATTCCTGTGATTATGGGTTTACAATGTATTGCAATGTCAGCGAGCAATAAACCTAAGACGACTCGATCATTTGCCCCATTGTCACCCAAGACAACAGGAACGAGCGGACGAGATCAACAATTTGTTCCATTGTCACCCAAGAGGACAGGCAATATGGTACAAAATCAACAGTTTGCTCCATTGTCACCCAAGAGGACAGGCAATATGGTACAAGATCAACAATCTGTTCCATTGTCACCCAAGAGGACAGGCAATATG GATAATGATGAGGGTGATGGCACAGTTCCAAAAAGGAAGAGAGGAAGGCCATTCAAAACAGAAGCCAATAACCAGAAGACTTCATTAGCAG AAAATCATTCAAATGGAAAAATTATTCCAGATGAAGCTACTGTGATGGGATATGTATCCAGGAAGAAGAGAAGCCCGCCATCGACTGTAGAAGTCAATTTTGAAAAGGTGCCAAATAGAATTTCTGGGATAGAGTTGTCTTTACAACAGGAGAATTCTAAAACAGTAAAAGGAAAACGAGGGAAACCAGGTACATTGGGTAGCGTAGACATGGAGTCTCCACCACAAG ATTCTCAAGAACCATCCACACAAATATCCAACAAAATTATTGAAACTTCCGTTGAAAAATCACTTGATTCAGTACTCGATGATCAACCTCTCGCAAAGTGGTTTGTAGGAAAGCACTCATCAGCAGCTCCTGACTCCACAG GCAAGAAATCGTCTGAAAGTTCAAAAGACCCTCCTGCTATGGCCAATGGCGATGCTCCAAAGTTAACTTTTGAGAAACGTAGTCAACTTTGGGGGACAATAGAGGCAATGGAAGTGTTTCACTTGTTCCCCCAAAACCCGCATTTTCGTCCACTGGATAATTATAAAGAAACTGCCCGGGAACGCCAAGCTATCAATTTGATGGTTAACTTTTCGGGTGTTTTCGAGGATATGTCTCGTTTGCGATTTGATCATCCAAGAACTGAAATTGGAGATCACTTGGATACACTAAATGAACTCGAAAGTCACGGGTTTGATGTTCATCGTATAAGGAAGCGTTTGAATGAATTACTTTCACTTAAAGATGAACATGAGAAACTTGCTACAAATTCCAATGAATTTAAGGGTAAAATCGAGACAGGAAGTGTTGAAGTTAAAATACGTGACCAAGAGATTGAGTTGATCAATACGCAGGTGAAGAAGCTGAAGGAAAAACGTGATCAGATCACGAAATCTATGGAGGAAAAAGATTCAGAGCTCGAGAGTTTGAAAGTTGAActtgaagaaatcaaaaagggTATGGCTTTAGCCCGCTGCACATTTGAAGGCTTAGCTGCTACATCATTGTAA